In Triticum aestivum cultivar Chinese Spring chromosome 5B, IWGSC CS RefSeq v2.1, whole genome shotgun sequence, the following proteins share a genomic window:
- the LOC123117343 gene encoding polygalacturonase ADPG2 translates to MASFMAAVLVLLLLASSARASEADPAPAETQQNVFIVDNYGARGDGKHDDAQPLAKAWNAACSSSRPAVLLVPEGKTYLLSSVTLSGPCKSSVVFMVKGTLVAPRSRSAWSQNDTSRWILIQGVTGLTVSGGGTINGNGDVWWTNSCKVNKALPCTKAPTALTFHQCNNLQVENLKLVNSQQIHLSVEDCSGVQLARLSITAPGTSPNTDGIHITRSKDVQVKDCVIKTGDDCVSIENGTHNLFVSKVVCGPGHGISIGSLGDDNSRAEVSGITIDSVQLYGTTNGARIKTWQGGSGYAKDITFQNMVMDNVQNPIIIDQNYCDSAKPCNRGQGSAVEVSNVVFKNIRGTTVSKDAIKLSCSHSISCSDIVLENINLKMEGGKGDTESTCQNAKWQESGTVIPQPCQFQN, encoded by the coding sequence ATGGCGTCGTTCATGGCGGCCGTTCTGGTCCTGCTGCTCTTGGCATCCAGTGCACGGGCGAGCGAGGCCGACCCGGCGCCCGCTGAGACTCAGCAGAATGTCTTCATCGTCGACAACTACGGTGCACGTGGCGACGGGAAGCACGACGACGCGCAGCCGCTCGCCAAGGCGTGGAACGCGGCGTGTTCCTCCTCCCGGCCGGCCGTGCTGCTCGTTCCCGAGGGCAAGACCTACCTGCTCAGCTCCGTCACCCTCTCTGGCCCATGCAAATCCAGCGTCGTCTTCATGGTCAAAGGCACGCTGGTCGCTCCACGGAGCAGGTCGGCGTGGAGCCAGAACGACACAAGTCGCTGGATCCTGATCCAAGGCGTCACCGGACTCACCGTCTCCGGTGGCGGCACGATCAACGGCAACGGCGACGTCTGGTGGACCAACTCATGCAAGGTCAACAAGGCTCTGCCGTGCACCAAGGCGCCGACGGCCCTCACGTTTCACCAGTGCAACAATCTGCAGGTGGAGAACCTTAAGCTAGTAAACAGCCAGCAGATCCATCTCTCGGTCGAGGACTGCAGCGGCGTGCAACTGGCCCGCCTGTCCATCACGGCGCCCGGCACCAGCCCCAACACCGATGGCATCCACATCACCCGCAGCAAAGATGTGCAAGTCAAAGATTGCGTCATCAAGACCGGGGACGACTGCGTCTCCATCGAGAATGGAACCCACAATCTTTTTGTCAGTAAAGTTGTTTGTGGTCCGGGGCATGGAATTAGCATCGGGAGCTTAGGAGATGACAACTCCAGAGCCGAGGTCTCTGGCATCACAATCGACTCGGTGCAACTATACGGCACCACCAATGGTGCCCGGATCAAGACATGGCAGGGAGGGAGCGGGTACGCCAAGGACATCACGTTCCAGAACATGGTCATGGACAACGTGCAAAACCCCATAATCATTGACCAGAACTACTGCGACTCCGCCAAGCCATGCAATAGAGGTCAGGGATCTGCGGTGGAGGTCAGCAATGTCGTCTTCAAGAACATTAGAGGGACAACCGTCTCCAAGGATGCCATCAAGCTGAGCTGCAGCCATAGCATCTCATGCTCCGACATTGTCTTGGAGAATATCAACCTGAAAATGGAAGGCGGCAAGGGTGACACGGAAAGCACTTGTCAGAATGCAAAATGGCAAGAATCAGGAACCGTTATTCCACAACCCTGCCAATTCCAAAACTAG